From a single Fusobacterium pseudoperiodonticum genomic region:
- the pykF gene encoding pyruvate kinase PykF: MKKTKIVCTIGPVTESVETLKELLNRGMNVMRLNFSHGDYEEHGTRIKNFRQAISETGKRAGLLLDTKGPEIRTMTLEDGKDVSIKAGQKFTFTTDQSVVGNSERVAVTYPDFAKDLKIGDMILVDDGLIELDVTEIKGNEVICIARNNGELGQKKGINLPNVSVNLPALSEKDIEDLKFGCKNNIDFVAASFIRKADDVREVRRILHENGGDRIQIISKIESQEGLDNFDEILEESDGIMVARGDLGVEIPVEDVPCAQKMMIKKCNRAGKPVITATQMLDSMIKNPRPTRAEANDVANAIIDGTDAIMLSGETAKGKYPLEAVAVMDKIAKKVDPTIVPFFVKHVTSKNDITSAVAEGSADISERLNAKLIIVGTESGRAARDMRRYFPKADILAITNNEKTANQLILTRGVIPYVDATPKTLEEFFILGEAVAKKLNLVEKGDIVIATCGESVFIQGTTNSIKVIQVKA, encoded by the coding sequence TTGAAAAAAACAAAAATAGTTTGTACTATTGGTCCTGTGACTGAGTCAGTAGAAACTTTAAAAGAGCTATTAAATAGAGGAATGAATGTAATGAGATTAAATTTTTCTCATGGGGATTACGAAGAACATGGAACAAGAATAAAGAATTTTAGACAAGCTATATCTGAAACTGGAAAAAGAGCAGGTTTACTATTAGATACTAAGGGACCTGAAATAAGAACAATGACTTTAGAAGATGGAAAAGATGTAAGCATTAAAGCTGGTCAAAAATTTACATTTACAACAGATCAATCAGTTGTTGGAAATAGTGAAAGAGTTGCAGTAACTTATCCAGATTTTGCAAAAGACTTAAAAATTGGAGATATGATTCTTGTAGATGATGGTCTAATAGAATTAGATGTTACAGAAATAAAAGGAAACGAAGTTATATGTATAGCTAGAAATAATGGAGAATTAGGACAAAAGAAAGGTATAAATCTACCTAATGTTTCTGTTAATTTACCAGCTCTATCTGAAAAAGATATAGAAGATTTAAAATTTGGTTGTAAAAATAATATAGATTTTGTTGCAGCTTCATTTATAAGAAAGGCTGATGATGTAAGAGAAGTTAGAAGAATTCTTCATGAAAATGGTGGAGATAGAATACAAATAATTTCTAAAATAGAAAGCCAAGAAGGTTTAGATAACTTTGATGAAATCTTAGAAGAATCAGATGGTATCATGGTAGCAAGAGGAGACCTAGGAGTAGAAATTCCTGTTGAAGATGTTCCTTGTGCACAAAAGATGATGATTAAAAAATGTAATAGAGCAGGAAAACCTGTTATTACAGCTACTCAAATGCTAGATTCTATGATTAAGAATCCAAGACCAACAAGAGCGGAAGCAAATGACGTTGCTAATGCTATAATAGATGGAACAGATGCTATAATGCTTTCTGGAGAAACTGCAAAAGGAAAATATCCTTTAGAAGCAGTTGCAGTAATGGATAAAATTGCTAAAAAAGTTGACCCAACTATAGTTCCATTTTTTGTAAAACATGTTACAAGTAAAAATGATATAACTTCTGCTGTTGCTGAAGGAAGTGCAGATATAAGTGAAAGATTGAATGCAAAACTAATAATAGTTGGTACAGAATCTGGAAGAGCTGCAAGAGATATGAGAAGATATTTCCCTAAAGCAGATATCTTAGCTATAACTAATAATGAAAAGACAGCTAACCAATTAATCTTAACAAGAGGAGTAATTCCTTATGTTGATGCAACACCAAAAACATTAGAAGAATTCTTTATTTTAGGGGAAGCAGTTGCTAAAAAATTGAATTTAGTTGAAAAAGGTGATATAGTAATAGCAACTTGTGGAGAAAGTGTATTTATCCAAGGAACAACAAACTCAATTAAAGTTATACAAGTAAAAGCATAG
- the eno gene encoding phosphopyruvate hydratase, whose translation MTGIVEVIGREILDSRGNPTVEVDVVLECGARGRAAVPSGASTGSHEAVELRDEDKSRYLGKGVLKAVNNVNTEIREALLGMDALNQVAIDKLMIELDGTPNKGRLGANAILGVSLAVAKAAAEALGQPLYKYLGGVNAKELPLPMMNILNGGAHADSAVDLQEFMIQPVGAKSFQEAMRMGAEIFHHLGKILKANGDSTNVGNEGGYAPSKIQGTEGALNLICEAVKAAGYELGKDITFALDAASSEFCKEVDGKYEYHFKREGGVKDTDAMIKWYEELINKYPIVSIEDGLGEDDWDGWVKLTKAIGDRVQIVGDDLFVTNTERLKKGIELGAGNSILIKLNQIGSLTETLDAIEMAKRAGYTAVVSHRSGETEDATIADVAVATNAGQIKTGSTSRTDRMAKYNQLLRIEEELGSVAQYNGKNVFYNIKK comes from the coding sequence ATGACAGGTATAGTAGAAGTAATAGGAAGAGAAATTTTAGACTCAAGAGGAAACCCTACAGTAGAAGTAGATGTAGTATTAGAATGTGGAGCAAGAGGAAGAGCTGCTGTTCCATCAGGAGCTTCAACAGGAAGCCATGAAGCAGTTGAGCTAAGAGATGAAGATAAATCAAGATATTTAGGAAAAGGAGTTTTAAAAGCTGTAAACAATGTAAATACAGAAATTAGAGAAGCTCTTTTAGGAATGGATGCTTTAAATCAAGTAGCTATAGATAAATTAATGATAGAATTAGATGGAACTCCTAATAAAGGAAGACTAGGAGCAAATGCTATTTTAGGAGTTTCTCTTGCAGTTGCTAAAGCTGCTGCTGAAGCATTAGGACAACCTCTATATAAATACTTAGGTGGAGTAAATGCTAAAGAATTACCTTTACCTATGATGAATATCTTAAATGGTGGAGCACATGCTGACTCAGCTGTTGACTTACAAGAATTTATGATACAACCAGTTGGAGCAAAATCTTTCCAAGAAGCTATGAGAATGGGAGCTGAAATTTTCCATCACTTAGGAAAAATCTTAAAAGCTAATGGAGATTCAACAAATGTTGGAAATGAAGGAGGATATGCACCTTCAAAAATCCAAGGAACTGAAGGAGCTTTAAATTTAATATGTGAAGCTGTTAAGGCTGCGGGATATGAATTAGGAAAAGATATAACTTTCGCTTTAGATGCTGCTTCAAGTGAATTTTGTAAAGAAGTAGATGGAAAATATGAATATCATTTTAAAAGAGAAGGTGGAGTTAAAGACACTGATGCTATGATTAAATGGTATGAAGAATTAATAAACAAATATCCTATCGTTTCAATAGAAGATGGATTAGGTGAAGATGATTGGGATGGTTGGGTAAAACTAACTAAAGCTATAGGAGATAGAGTACAAATAGTTGGAGATGACTTATTTGTAACTAACACTGAAAGATTGAAAAAAGGAATAGAATTAGGAGCAGGAAACTCTATCCTAATAAAATTAAATCAAATAGGTTCATTAACTGAAACTTTAGATGCAATAGAAATGGCAAAAAGAGCAGGATATACTGCAGTTGTATCTCATAGATCAGGAGAAACAGAAGATGCTACAATAGCTGACGTTGCTGTTGCAACTAATGCAGGACAAATTAAAACTGGTTCAACTTCAAGAACTGATAGAATGGCTAAATACAACCAATTACTAAGAATTGAAGAAGAATTAGGATCTGTTGCACAATACAATGGAAAAAATGTTTTCTACAATATAAAAAAATAG
- a CDS encoding HutD family protein — MNKVIKKEDWKVSVWAGGTTNEIFIYPKDSSYADRIFKARISVATTNNEEKSLFTKLPGVERYISKLTGDMKLQHTGHYDVEMEDYQIDRFKGDWETYSWGKFEDFNLMLKGIRGDLYYRQIRGRCRLHLEKGSTIVFLYVIDGKINVNGIDLETEDFYITDDNILDVFGNNPKIYYGFIKEWDQ; from the coding sequence ATGAATAAGGTTATAAAGAAAGAGGATTGGAAGGTTTCTGTTTGGGCAGGAGGAACAACAAATGAGATTTTTATTTACCCTAAGGATTCTAGCTACGCAGATAGAATTTTTAAAGCCAGAATAAGTGTTGCAACTACGAATAATGAAGAAAAATCTCTTTTCACAAAACTTCCTGGAGTAGAAAGATATATATCAAAACTAACTGGAGATATGAAACTTCAACATACAGGTCATTATGATGTTGAAATGGAAGATTATCAAATAGATAGATTTAAAGGAGACTGGGAAACTTATTCTTGGGGAAAATTTGAAGATTTTAATTTGATGCTAAAGGGAATAAGAGGAGATCTATACTATAGACAAATCAGAGGTAGATGTAGATTGCATCTTGAAAAAGGTAGTACAATAGTATTTTTATATGTTATAGATGGAAAAATCAATGTCAATGGAATAGATTTGGAAACAGAAGATTTCTATATAACAGATGATAATATTTTAGATGTTTTTGGAAATAATCCAAAAATATATTATGGTTTCATTAAGGAATGGGATCAATAG
- a CDS encoding YaaA family protein, whose protein sequence is MKIIFSPSKEMREENIFENKKIVFTESPFKDKTNILIDILKQKSIEEIESIMKLKADLLTKTYKDIQNYDKLKYIPAISMYYGVSFKELEAYSEESLKYLKDKLFILSALYGLSQAFDLVKKYRLDMTMSIVDKGLYNFWKKEINEYISKSLTEDEVLLNLASGEFSKMIDTKKINMINLDFKEEKDGTYKSVSTYSKKARGKFLNYLIKNQISSLEEVEKINLDGYILNKDLSNSKNLIFTRKNF, encoded by the coding sequence ATGAAGATAATATTTTCTCCAAGTAAAGAAATGAGAGAAGAAAATATTTTTGAAAATAAAAAAATTGTATTTACTGAATCTCCATTTAAAGATAAGACTAATATTTTAATAGATATATTGAAACAAAAATCAATAGAAGAAATAGAAAGTATAATGAAATTAAAAGCTGACTTACTAACTAAAACATATAAAGATATACAAAATTATGATAAGTTAAAATATATTCCAGCTATTTCAATGTACTATGGAGTTTCATTTAAAGAATTAGAAGCTTATTCTGAAGAATCTTTAAAATATTTGAAGGATAAGCTTTTTATTTTATCTGCACTTTATGGACTTTCACAAGCTTTTGATTTAGTGAAAAAATATAGACTTGATATGACTATGTCAATTGTAGATAAAGGTTTATATAATTTTTGGAAAAAAGAAATTAATGAATATATTTCAAAATCTCTTACTGAAGATGAGGTATTATTGAATTTAGCTTCAGGAGAATTTTCAAAAATGATAGATACTAAGAAAATTAATATGATTAATCTTGATTTTAAAGAAGAAAAAGATGGAACTTATAAATCTGTAAGCACATATAGTAAAAAAGCTAGAGGAAAATTTTTAAATTATCTCATAAAAAATCAAATAAGTAGTTTAGAGGAAGTAGAAAAAATTAATTTAGATGGATATATCCTTAATAAAGATTTATCAAACTCTAAGAATTTAATTTTTACTAGAAAAAATTTCTAA
- a CDS encoding potassium/proton antiporter: MNNILFLSSVVIILSIFIYRYLSKFGVPMLLVFISLGMIFGVNGIFKIPYDNYELSRDICSFALIYIIFFGGFGTNLSMARGIIKKSLILSSLGVIFTSLLTGLFSHYILKLDWYSSLLIGSVLGSTDAASVFAILRSHKLNLKENTASLLEIESGSNDPFAYVLTIAFLTLSKGNLNLPLLLFKQVFFGLAVGYIFAKVSCYIIRKVNNIDSGMSMALITASMLLSYSTSEFIGGNGYITVYLLGVLLGNIHFNKKSEIVSFFNGLTSIMQILIFFLLGLLVNPLEALKYTIPAVLIMTVMTLLIRPFVVYTLISPMKSSRGQKLLVSWAGLRGAASVVFAILVVVANKERGMVVFNIAFIVVLLSIAIQGSLLPYFSKKLNMIDEDGDVLRTFNDYSDTEDVDFITAEIDETHKWVGRQVKNLELMPSVLLVLIIRNNENIIPNGNTVIEKGDRIVLCGSSFVDKGTRINLYESMVDKNSKYINKSIRELDRNILIVLIKRENRTMIPSGNTVLLEDDLLVLLDR; this comes from the coding sequence TTGAATAATATCTTGTTTTTAAGTTCAGTTGTAATAATCTTATCAATATTCATATATAGATATTTAAGTAAATTTGGTGTTCCTATGCTTTTAGTTTTCATAAGCTTGGGTATGATATTTGGTGTAAATGGTATATTTAAAATTCCTTATGATAACTATGAATTATCTAGAGATATATGTAGTTTTGCTTTAATATACATCATTTTCTTTGGGGGCTTTGGGACAAATCTTTCAATGGCAAGAGGTATTATTAAAAAATCTTTAATTTTATCCTCATTGGGAGTTATCTTTACCTCTCTTTTAACTGGGCTGTTTTCTCACTATATTTTAAAATTAGATTGGTATAGCTCTCTTTTGATAGGTTCAGTACTTGGTTCAACAGACGCTGCCTCAGTCTTTGCAATTTTAAGATCACATAAACTAAACTTAAAAGAAAATACAGCCTCTTTACTTGAAATAGAAAGTGGTTCAAATGACCCATTTGCCTATGTTTTAACTATAGCCTTTTTGACCCTTTCAAAAGGAAATCTAAATTTACCACTGTTATTATTCAAACAAGTTTTCTTTGGTTTAGCTGTAGGTTATATATTTGCAAAAGTATCTTGCTATATAATTAGGAAAGTTAATAATATAGATAGTGGAATGTCTATGGCTTTGATAACTGCCTCTATGCTTTTATCTTATTCAACGAGTGAATTTATTGGGGGAAATGGATATATAACAGTGTATCTTTTAGGAGTTCTATTAGGAAATATACATTTCAATAAAAAGAGTGAAATTGTTAGCTTCTTCAATGGACTTACGAGTATAATGCAGATTTTAATATTCTTTTTACTAGGACTTTTAGTAAATCCATTAGAAGCATTAAAATATACTATCCCTGCTGTCTTAATTATGACAGTGATGACACTATTAATTCGTCCATTTGTTGTCTATACTTTAATAAGTCCTATGAAGTCAAGTAGAGGACAAAAACTGCTAGTTTCTTGGGCAGGTTTAAGAGGAGCAGCCTCAGTCGTATTTGCTATATTAGTTGTGGTGGCAAATAAGGAAAGAGGAATGGTAGTATTTAATATCGCTTTTATAGTTGTTCTATTGTCAATAGCTATACAAGGCTCACTACTTCCATATTTTTCTAAAAAGTTAAATATGATAGATGAAGACGGTGACGTACTTAGAACCTTCAACGATTACTCAGACACAGAAGATGTTGATTTTATAACTGCTGAAATAGATGAAACACATAAATGGGTAGGTAGACAGGTTAAAAATCTTGAGCTTATGCCTTCAGTACTTTTAGTTTTGATAATAAGAAACAATGAAAATATTATTCCTAATGGAAATACTGTAATAGAAAAGGGAGATAGAATAGTTCTTTGTGGTTCAAGTTTTGTGGATAAGGGAACTAGAATAAATCTATATGAGAGTATGGTTGATAAAAATTCGAAATATATAAATAAATCTATTCGTGAGCTAGATAGAAATATACTGATAGTCTTAATTAAAAGAGAGAATAGAACTATGATACCTAGTGGTAACACAGTACTTTTAGAAGATGATCTTTTAGTTCTTTTAGATAGATAA
- the pgeF gene encoding peptidoglycan editing factor PgeF has product MNYIDKDIKDHEDYIEFTTFNKFNIKIFFTKKHYGSIPERSKEDVAKDFSLNKIMLSCYQTHSDNVVLVGEDTSVHHFPNTDGILTSNKNAAVLTKYADCLPIFIYDEETKIFGAVHSGWKGSYQEIVKRAIEKINPKDLSTINILFGVGISCEKYNVGKEFYEDFKNKFSKEIVDKVFSIKNNEFFFDNQLFNYYLLKEYGVKEEKMFLNNRCTFSENFHSFRRDKELSGRNGAIIFMEE; this is encoded by the coding sequence ATGAACTATATAGATAAAGATATAAAAGATCATGAAGACTATATTGAATTTACTACCTTTAATAAATTTAATATAAAAATCTTTTTTACTAAAAAACATTATGGAAGTATTCCTGAAAGAAGTAAAGAAGATGTGGCTAAAGACTTTTCTTTGAATAAAATAATGCTTTCTTGCTATCAAACACATAGTGATAATGTTGTTTTAGTAGGTGAGGATACAAGTGTACACCATTTTCCAAATACTGATGGAATACTGACATCAAATAAAAATGCTGCTGTTCTTACTAAGTATGCTGACTGTTTACCTATATTCATCTATGATGAAGAAACTAAGATTTTTGGAGCAGTGCATTCTGGTTGGAAGGGTTCATATCAAGAAATAGTAAAAAGAGCTATTGAAAAAATAAATCCTAAGGATTTATCGACTATAAATATATTATTTGGTGTAGGTATTTCTTGTGAGAAATATAATGTAGGAAAAGAATTTTATGAAGATTTTAAAAATAAATTTTCAAAAGAAATTGTGGACAAGGTTTTTTCTATAAAGAATAATGAATTTTTCTTTGATAATCAACTTTTTAATTATTATCTACTTAAGGAGTATGGTGTTAAAGAAGAAAAAATGTTCTTAAATAATAGATGTACATTTAGTGAAAACTTCCATTCTTTTAGAAGGGATAAGGAACTTTCTGGAAGAAATGGAGCTATAATATTTATGGAGGAATGA
- the aroF gene encoding 3-deoxy-7-phosphoheptulonate synthase, with the protein MYIRLKNSKMSARLNDFLDKNNIKYFTIMDKIDIKYAILYIPNDFNQENFKEIQDIAEVIKLTSPYKFVSREFKKADTIIDVKGHLIGGDNFMLMAGPCSVENREMLSNIAKEVKKGGAVALRGGAYKPRTSPYDFQGLGEVGLRYLREVADENDMLVVTELMDSDDLNLVSSYADIIQIGARNMQNFSLLKKLGKLDKPVLLKRGLSATINEFLLSAEYILAHGNQNVILCERGIRTFETMTRNTLDLNAIALVRELSHLPIIVDASHGTGKRSLVGPLTLAGIMAGANGAMIEVHENPDCALSDGPQSLDFKLFDKVANNIRKSLYFRKDLE; encoded by the coding sequence ATGTATATAAGATTAAAAAATAGCAAAATGTCAGCTAGATTAAATGACTTTTTGGATAAAAATAATATAAAATATTTTACAATAATGGACAAAATTGATATAAAATATGCTATACTATATATACCAAATGATTTTAATCAAGAAAATTTTAAAGAAATTCAAGACATAGCTGAAGTTATAAAATTAACAAGCCCTTATAAATTTGTTAGTAGAGAATTTAAAAAAGCAGACACTATTATAGATGTAAAAGGTCATCTAATTGGTGGAGATAATTTTATGCTTATGGCTGGACCTTGTTCTGTAGAAAATAGGGAAATGCTTTCAAATATAGCTAAAGAAGTAAAAAAGGGTGGAGCTGTTGCCCTAAGAGGTGGAGCATACAAACCTAGAACTTCTCCTTATGACTTTCAAGGACTTGGTGAAGTAGGATTAAGATATTTAAGGGAAGTTGCTGATGAAAATGATATGCTTGTTGTAACCGAACTTATGGATAGTGATGACTTGAACCTTGTTTCTTCCTATGCAGATATAATTCAAATAGGAGCGAGAAACATGCAAAACTTTAGTCTACTTAAAAAATTAGGTAAATTAGATAAACCCGTTTTACTTAAAAGAGGTTTGAGTGCAACTATAAATGAATTTTTATTATCAGCAGAATATATTCTTGCTCATGGAAATCAAAATGTTATCCTTTGTGAAAGAGGAATTAGAACTTTTGAAACTATGACAAGAAACACTTTAGATTTAAATGCTATTGCTTTAGTAAGAGAGCTATCTCACCTTCCTATCATAGTTGATGCAAGTCATGGTACAGGAAAAAGAAGTTTAGTTGGACCTCTTACACTAGCAGGAATAATGGCAGGAGCTAATGGAGCCATGATAGAAGTACATGAAAATCCAGATTGTGCACTATCTGATGGACCTCAATCACTTGATTTTAAATTATTTGATAAAGTGGCTAATAATATAAGAAAGAGCTTGTATTTTAGAAAGGATTTGGAATAA
- a CDS encoding Smr/MutS family protein, translating into MYNELDLHNLDFKVALSVFKKKYNEALKKKDRREILVIHGYGANKLGHKAVLATNLRNFLSNNRDKLSYRLDTNPGVTYVTPISRLE; encoded by the coding sequence ATGTATAATGAATTAGATTTACATAATCTTGACTTCAAAGTTGCTCTATCAGTTTTTAAAAAGAAATACAATGAAGCCTTAAAGAAGAAAGATAGAAGAGAGATCTTAGTAATTCATGGATATGGTGCCAATAAATTGGGGCATAAAGCTGTTTTAGCAACTAACTTAAGAAATTTTTTGTCAAATAATAGAGATAAATTGAGTTACAGGCTAGACACCAATCCAGGTGTAACCTATGTAACCCCAATATCTAGGTTAGAATAG